The Halomonas sp. HAL1 genome segment CAATTGAGTAATGCTCTATTGAGTAGCCCTTTATTCAGTGAGTAAGCCTCAAATTAACAAAAAGGCAGGCCATCACAGGCCTGCCTTTTTCATTTTATCGCACTCAGCTAGGCCGCTATCCCTTCGGACCAAACAAGAACCACGCAATCAAACCGATCAATGGGAAGAACAGTAATACTAGAATCCAGATCAGTTTAGCAAAACCACCTGCGTCGCTTTTGGCCACTTTGACGATGGCCCAAATAACGATAACAAGCCAAATTAGTCCTAACAATCCACCTACTTCAATGCCCATAGCAACTCCTTAGCGTGTTGGCACTCATTTCTGTTTAACTCTTGCTATTAACTCCACCTTCACCAGCTGAACTCACTGCTCTGGAAGGCTCAGCACCATCTCACCTGCCTGTATTTCAATCGACAAGAGGTTCAAAAAACTCATGCCGAGCAGGACGGTGTCGCGATCCATGCCAGGGCTAATAGACCCCTGTACATTTTGCACTTTTAACCCGCCCAGGG includes the following:
- a CDS encoding PLDc N-terminal domain-containing protein, whose product is MGIEVGGLLGLIWLVIVIWAIVKVAKSDAGGFAKLIWILVLLFFPLIGLIAWFLFGPKG